One segment of Strix aluco isolate bStrAlu1 chromosome 4, bStrAlu1.hap1, whole genome shotgun sequence DNA contains the following:
- the LOC141922899 gene encoding toll-like receptor 2 type-1 codes for MQCTSKMFNQTKHKSRTMYSWRVWAIYMVLAPNLSEEQVLKQACPSCDATQLCNCSSMGLDFIPPGLTGKITTLNLAHNRIKHIRSQDLQQAVNLRALLLQSNKISSIDKDSFRSLGKLELLDLSNNSLAHLSPEWFEHLFSLQHLHLQGNSYRDLGESSPFSSLRNLSSLHLGNPWFSTIRQGNFEGIELLDKLWIDGGRLSQYRPGSLISIKKINHMIISIKSISVFSAIVRDLLYTVTWLEVREIKLEIEKKSLVQNSTLPFKIQKLTFKDASFTDRYISLLIILLKEITSLQELEAIDCVLEGQGKWDVEEIANSGQSFVETVSIINVTIQDFHLFFDLDGMESQINKLKRFTIASSRVFMIPCKLAKNFSLLLYLDLHDNLLVNNRLNETICEDAWPSLQTLNLSQNSLKSLKQTAYFVTRLHKLINLDISQNNFGEIPDVCEWPKNLKYLNLSSTQILKLTTCIPPTLEVLDVSANNLKEFGLQLPFLRELYLAKNHLKTLPGAAPIPNLVAMSVRRNKLNGFSREEFESFRKMELLDAGDNNFICSCEFLSFIHHQAGIAQVLVGWPDKYICDSPLAVRGVQVGAVHLSLMECHRSLMVSLLCALVVLVMLVLVAIGYKYHAVWYLRMTWAWLQAKRKPKRAPLKDICYDAFVSYSEHDSDWVENIMVRELEQACPPFRLCLHKRDFVPGKWIVDNIIDSIEKSHKTLFVLSEHFVQSEWCKYELDFSHFRLFDENNDAAILVLLEPIQSKAIPKRFCKLRRIMNTKTYLEWPLEEEQQEMFWENLKGALKS; via the exons ATGCAGTGCACAAG CAAAATGttcaaccaaacaaaacacaaatcaAGAACTATGTACAGCTGGCGAGTGTGGGCCATCTACATGGTCTTAGCTCCAAACCTCTCTGAAGAACAAGTGCTGAAGCAGGCTTGTCCTTCATGCGATGCCACTCAGCTTTGCAACTGCTCTTCCATGGGCTTGGATTTCATTCCCCCAGGGCTCACGGGCAAAATCACAACATTAAACCTAGCCCACAACAGGATAAAGCACATCCGATCCCAGGATCTGCAGCAGGCTGTGAACCTGAGAGCCTTGCTGCTGCAGTCCAACAAAATCAGCTCAATAGACAAGGACTCGTTTCGCTCCCTTGGGAAACTGGAGCTCTTGGACTTATCAAATAACAGCTTGGCTCACCTGTCCCCTGAGTGGTTTGAGCACCTCTTttcactccagcacctccaccTTCAAGGGAACTCCTACAGAGACCTGGGTGAAAGCTCCCCCTTTTCTAGCCTGAGGAACCTCAGCTCTCTCCACCTGGGCAACCCGTGGTTCTCCACGATAAGGCAAGGGAACTTTGAGGGCATTGAGCTTCTCGACAAGTTGTGGATTGATGGTGGCAGACTCAGTCAGTACAGGCCAGGAAGTTTGATATCAATTAAGAAGATAAATCACATGATCATAAGCATAAAAAGTATTAGCGTATTCTCAGCAATTGTCAGGGACCTTCTGTACACTGTCACTTGGTTAGAAGTGAGAGAAATCAAATTAGAGattgaaaaaaaaagcttggtgCAGAACTCTACACTTCCTTTTAAGATACAAAAACTTACATTTAAAGATGCTTCATTCACAGATCGATATATTAGCCTCCTAATAATATTACTGAAGGAAATCACATCTTTGCAAGAGTTAGAGGCAATCGATTGTGTGCTTGAGGGGCAAGGAAAATGGGATGTTGAAGAAATTGCAAACAGTGGGCAAAGTTTCGTTGAAACAGTATCAATAATAAACGTAACGATTCaggattttcatttgttttttgatCTGGATGGTATGGAGtcacaaataaacaaactgaaaagatTCACCATTGCAAGCTCTAGAGTTTTCATGATACCATGCAAACTTGCAAAAAATTTTTCATTACTTCTCTATCTGGACCTTCATGATAATTTGCTTGTAAATAATCGCTTAAATGAGACAATCTGTGAAGATGCTTGGCCTTCATTGCAAACTTTAAATCTAAGTCAAAACTCTCTAAAATCTCTGAAACAGACTGCATATTTTGTAACTCGTCTGCACAAACTGATTAATCTTGACATtagccaaaataattttggagagATTCCAGATGTGTGTGAATGgccaaaaaacctgaaatatttaaACCTCTCCAGCACTCAAATTCTTAAACTAACAACATGCATTCCTCCAACGCTGGAAGTTTTGGATGTTAGTGCTAACAACCTGAAGGAGTTTGGACTGCAACTCCCATTTCTCAGAGAGCTGTACCTCGCAAAAAACCATTTGAAGACCTTGCCTGGTGCCGCACCCATTCCTAACTTAGTGGCCATGTCAGTCAGAAGAAACAAGCTCAACGGTTTCTCCAGGGAAGAGTTTGAGTCCTTCAGGAAAATGGAGCTGCTGGATGCCGGTGACAACAACTTCATCTGCTCCTGTGAATTCCTCTCCTTCATCCACCACCAGGCTGGGATAGCGCAGGTGCTGGTGGGGTGGCCAGACAAGTACATCTGTGACTCTCCCCTGGCAGTGAGAGGGGTGCAGGTTGGAGCTGTGCACCTCTCCCTGATGGAGTGCCACAGGTCCCTCATGGTGTCATTGCTCTGCGCCCTGGTGGTCCTGGTCATGCTCGTCCTCGTGGCCATTGGCTACAAGTACCATGCGGTCTGGTACCTGAGAATGACCTGGGCATGGCTCCAAGCCAAGCGGAAGCCCAAGCGAGCCCCCCTGAAGGACATCTGCTATGACGCTTTTGTCTCCTACAGCGAGCATGACTCTGACTGGGTGGAAAACATAATGGTGCGGGAGCTGGAGCAGGCCTGCCCCCCCTTTCGGCTCTGCCTCCATAAGCGGGACTTTGTGCCTGGAAAGTGGATTGTGGACAACATCATTGACTCCATAGAGAAGAGCCACAAAACGCTCTTTGTGCTGTCCGAGCACTTTGTGCAGAGCGAGTGGTGCAAATACGAGCTGGACTTCTCGCACTTCCGCCTCTTTGACGAGAACAACGATGCAGCGATTCTTGTCCTCCTGGAGCCCATCCAGAGCAAAGCGATTCCCAAGAGGTTCTGCAAGCTGCGGAGGATCATGAACACAAAGACCTACCTGGAGTGGCCTCTTgaagaagagcagcaggagatgttTTGGGAAAACTTGAAAGGAGCCTTGAAGTCATAG